The genomic segment TCCATTTCACCATTTGTAGGGCATCCTCGATGGAGAAAAATCCAGCATCTAACGCATCGTCCCCACATGTGACCTTTCCTCTAATGGGAGTTCCAAGAAAAAGAATGGTACAGCGACTATTTTTAATATCTTGTATAACGCCACATAATTTGATAATTTGGATCTCTATTCCGGCCTCTTCTTTCACTTCTCTAATAGCCGCCTCCTGAATAGATTCACCATTTTCTACATACCCACCAGGAAATTCCCATCCTCTTTTCCAATTTTTTACTAATAAAATTTCATTGTGCTCATTAAATACAGCCACAGAGCCTGCTAACCGATGTTTAGGAAATGCCATGATTCTTCTTCCTTTCAGGACAAAATCCAATCGAAAAGAGATATTGCTCTAATAGCTGAACAAATTGTTCCATATCTTTATATGTGATGTCCCCAATATTGGCCACCCGAAACGTTGGAAAATCATGAAGTTTTCCAGGATAAATGGTTATTCCATGTTGTTGAAAAAACTGATGCATTTCACCAAAACAATAGCTAGGAATGGTTGGTTCCACTATGGCCGTAATGATACGGGAGTGATGTTCTTTTTTTACCAAGTGGGTTAATCCTAAACGAGTAATGCCATTAATCAGCACTTCCCAGATTTTAGAATATCTCGCATACCGATTTTCAATTCCTTCAAGGCGAGTCTCTATGATGGCTTGTTTTAACGCATAAAGTGTTTGAACGGGAGGAGTAAATCGCATCTGTTTCGTTTCCTGGAAGTATTGATACTGTGAATACAAATGGAGATAAAAATTACGGGGACGAAGCTGTTTCGTCGCTTCTAAATGGTCTTTTCTCGCAATCACAAATCCAACACCAGCCATGCCTTGAAGATTTTTATTGGAACTAGCGGCAAGATAACTTATATTCATTGCTTCCATATCAAGAGGAATAGCCGCATATGAGCTCATTGCATCCACAATCATATGAATACCATATGTTTGACAAAGGCGTCCGAGCGAAGCAATATCATTTAACAGTCCTGTTGTTGTTTCGTGATGAACAACGGCAAGATGAGTAATCTTCCCGTTAAACTGATGAATGATCTTTTCGATGGATGGAAGGTGTAAAGGTTGATCAGGCCTACTTTCGAATTCCACAAAATTCAGGCCATATGCATCGGCGATTTGGCACATTCGTTTTCCGTAGGCACCGTTATTAATAATCAAGACAGTTCCATCACCTATTACGGAACTTAAAATAGACTCGACAACAGCCGTTCCAGAGCCCCCAAACAGGACGGTGGTATATTGATCAGTGGATGCAACGAAATTGGTTAATTCATCTGAAATAAATTGCATCACATAGCCGAATTCTTCTTCTCGCGGACAAATATCAGGAACAACTTGTGCATATTTGACAGTATCTGTCGTAGTGGCTGGTCCCGGATTTAGTAGAATTTTTCTTTGAACAGGCGGTTTCTCCCTTTCTTGAAGTTTGATGTACGGATAAATGTCACGTTTTGCTTGTAATAAATGTTCTTCGTTATCAATTTCACACCAAGCTAATGGATGGATTTTGTAGACGTAAAGTGGAACTTGAGAAGAAATACCTACAAGGGCGGCTTCATAATCGAGCATCAATTGTTCCTGAAAATGTTTTTCCGCATATTCGCATATCGTATGGAATGTAGAATAGGATAGTTTCGATATTCCTACTAACGCGACGCTAGGGTTAACTAGTTCCTCTTTGTTTTTGGACATCTTTTTTAAGAAGCATTGTTCATCGGTTTCGATAAAAACCTCGTCATTCGCCCCGGTTAAGCTGCTAGCCAAAATGACATCGGCACAACGATGGTTGATTAGTAGTTTAATTGCCTTTTTTTCATAGACTAAGTCACTTTCTAATAGAAGAAAGTCTTGACTAACCCGTTCTTTTAAACAATAAAGGGTGTATAAACTCCCGGTCGTTTCATACTTGTCGTTACGAACGCAAGTAATTTGGGGATATTGTTTAGCTAGTTCTTCGTAAGCCTCAGCTAAATAACCTGTTCCAATAACAATCTCTTCAATACCTGCCTCCAATAATTTCTGGATTGATTCTTCAATGATCGGTTTCTCACCGAGTTGTAAAAATCCCTTCGGCTGATGTTTCGTTCGTTCGCCCAGTCGACTTCCCATCCCAGCGGCTAAAATAACGGCTGTTTTAACCATTTAAAAACACCTTCAATCGCTCTTTCACTTGATGTGGCTTTAATGTTGGACGAGCAAGATTTTTCTTTGAGCCAGGTGCTATTTTCATATAAAGAAATGTTAAGCCTTTATGTTTCTTCCAATCATTTATTTGATCAGTTAATTCATGTAGGTTGTGAATGTAAATCGCTTTTGTATAACCGCAAGATGCTGCTACTTCAACAAAATCAACGTTGTGAGAAACTGTGCTTTGTCCTCCAGTTGAATCGTGTACATTATTGTCCAATAAAAAATGCAACATATTTTTCGGTGCGTAATACCCATTTGTCGCTAAACTACCCATCCGCATCAACAACGCCCCGTCACCTTCAATGACGAACACATCTTTATCTTTCTTTGTTCGTGCCATTCCTAGACCAAGCGAACTCACACAGCCCATCGAACCGACCATATATAAATTATTCGGGGCATCTTCCACTTCAAACAGTTCCCTGCCTGTTTTACCTGTAGTTGCTAATTGGACGGTTTGCTCGTCTTTCAATGAATTAATATGCTGTAAAACTTCCCATCGTGTCGGCAGTTGATCTTCTCCTGATCGATTTACCTTTTTTACGTTGAAATTTGTCCTTTGTTTTTCAATTTTAAGTGATTCCGTTGTAAACGTTCCTTTTTTCACAACAAAAAAGAATGACTGCTGATGTTCAATACAAGTTTTCGCACGCTGTAATTGCTGTTTTGCTTCGTCCAAGTTTGATGATAAGTAATCCCACTTGATTTCCATCAGCTCTAACATTTGTGTAGTGATACGCCCCATCAATTCATGTTGGGGTTCATCTGAAAGTCCCGGTTCCCCTCTTAAACTAACAAATCCAAGCACCGGGATTTGAAACGGATAATTTAAAGAAACAAGAGGAGAAACAGCGTTCGTTAACCCGGAATTTTGCATTAATACAACTGATTTTTCTCCAGCTAATGTCGCACCAGATGCAATAGCCACCGCTTCCCCTTCATTCGTTGCTGCTACATAGTCACATTCGTTCATCGCATAGTTGATTAAATGTTTAAGAAACGAACAAGGAACCCCACTAAAAAATGTGAAACCTAACTTTTTTAATTCTTCACCAAACAGTTTTGTGTCAATCAAATAACTCACCTGCTTTTTGTAAGTCACGAATTGTATCAATATCTAACCAAGAACCTTTGATATATTTCACGGCAATTTTGTGTGAAGAGCTAATGTAATGAAACAGATCGGCCATGGTCAGTTGGTGGAAATCTTCTCTTTCTGCCAAATGTTCAAGTGCTTTTTTTACAATGAGTGCCCCTTTTTTCGATACTTTCCATAACCCGATAAATTCCCCGTGGATGTCTTCTTCTTGTAGATTGTTAGACATATGGAGAAATTGAACGGTACTAGAGTATAACTTTTTAGAATAGGGAATGTTCGTGGTGACAAAATCTTTATCTTTACTGATGGTTTCGACGTCAGCATCGACGATGAGGGTGATATCGTTTAGGTCATTGAGAAGATCGTTGAGGATGTAATTTTTAAAAATAATATCTCCGTAGCTGATGATGGTATTTTCCTGTAATTGTTCTTTTGCTAGATATAATGAATACAGTTCTTTTGTTTCGGCGTATAAATCATTGTCAATAACTGAGAAATTGGCAGATGACACTTTATCTTTTGCGTATCCTCTCACTACGCAAATGTCTTTAATCCCTACTTTATGAAATTCATCGATTTGTGTAGTTAAAATCGATTTTCCACCGACTTTCAAAAGCGTTTTCGGAATCTCTTTGGTAAGCTCATCCATGTCTCCACGGCTAGCAGCTAAAATAATGGCATTTACTTTTTTTCTTGGGACCGGGAGATACTTCTTTTCTGCTTGTTGTAATTCATCTGCTCCTTGAAGTCGAAACACTTCATCGACCGGTACAACCGCTGATTCAACGTCGACTAGACTTTGATCTTGATAAATTTGACGGGTCGTATGTTGCATTGCCGTAATCGCTGCACGCAAATTATGATTGGCCCAAATCGCCACATTTACACCTAAATCTTTAAAAACTTGGGTCGGAACAGAATAATATTTCGTCGGGACAATGACGACCGGAAGCCTGCCGCTCCATTCTTTCATAAATGCTTTAATCTCTGAATGGTCACTTTTTTTACTATGAATTAATACCGCATCCGCTCCTGCTTGACGATACGCCTCCGCACGACGAAGAGCTTCCTGAAGTCCCCAGCCAGCAATAAACGCTTCTACTCTGGCGACCACCACAAATTCATCGTCTGCCTGACTATCTTTCATCGCTTTAATTTTTCCACAAAACTCTTCTACATCCGCTAAAGGCTGTGCCTCCCCGCTAATAAATGAATTCGTTTTTGGAAAGAGCTTATCTTCAATACATACACCGGCGATCTGTCTAGATTCTAATTTTTTTACAAGGCGTCGTGCGTTATTAAAGTTTCCATATCCCGTATCCCCATCTAATAATATAGGGATGGATGTGGCATCACTCATAAACTCTAACACATCTAACACTTGTGTCCATGACGCTTCATTGTTATCTCGTACGCCCAAAGACGCTGAGATGGATAATCCACTGGCCCAAATTCCTTTAAATCCAGCTTCTTCAACAATTTTTGCTGATATACCATTATGGGCTTCCATTAAAAAATCTAATGAACTTGAATTAATTATATGTCGTAACTGAGCTGTCTTTTTCATGTTGCCTTCCTTTCTAATCAAATATTTTTTATAAGTAGATAAAAAGACTATCGTATAATGGCCCTCTTAAACTGTTTAAAAGTGTCTTCTACCATCACACGATGAGGTAATTTTAAAAGAATCACTGCATCTGAATGGAGAAAGGATTTTACTGTTTCATAGACGTCCTTACCGTCCGTACAAAAATGCACATTGTTGGTGTTCATTCCTTGTTGCATTGCTACCCGACCAATTTCCTTTGCTTCATCTCCAACGATGATTAAGTGGTCTACGTTCGTGTTTACCACTTTCTCCCCCATTCGTGCATATTGTTCCATCGCATACTTTTGGTTTCCTAACTGTGGCATATATCCTAAAATGGCGATTTTTATTTTTGTACCGGATATGTCTTTAAGTACTTCAAGTGCTTCAGCCATCGATAATGGTGTTACGTTCCAAGTATCGTCAATAATGGTTACTCCACCAACCCCTTTTTGGATTTCTAAATGTTCCTTCATGTGTTCAAATGTAGCTAATCGTTCACAACATTCAGCAATTTCTATTCCTGCACTGGATGCAGCAGCAATCGAAGCTAAGGCATTGTACACATTCGATTTTCCATAACCAGGCACCAACACTTCATACTCGTTTTCTTGGTGCGTAAGGGTAAACTTCATGCCTTCATCTGTGTAACGGACATGATTAGCTTTAAAATGACATCCTTCACTCATACCAAAATAAATGACATGGTTAAAATCACTTATATCTACTACTTTTTTGATGTTCGGGTCATCGCCATTTAAAATGATGATCCCCGTCTTTTTATCAAGTCCTGTGAGAATTTCTGCTTTCGCTTTCATATACGCATCAGGGGTTTTGCAATCCTTTAAGTGGTACACATCAATATTTAGCAAAACACGAATCGGCGGCTGGAAATATTGAATCGTATTGGCTAAATATCCTGGCGATGCTACCGGCATTTCAAACACGGCTGCTTCCGTTTGGTCATCAATCCCCAGCAAATACTTTAAATTAAGGGACCTTTGATTATTACTTAGATAGGTAGAGTGGACGTGATAATACTTTCTTAAAATATGTTTGACCATCTGTTTCGTCGTTGTTTTTCCACACGTACCGGTGATACCGATGATTGGAATATCGAACAGGTTTCGATAGTAAGTTACAAATTTCCAGTATGCA from the Bacillus sp. (in: firmicutes) genome contains:
- a CDS encoding NUDIX hydrolase; the protein is MAFPKHRLAGSVAVFNEHNEILLVKNWKRGWEFPGGYVENGESIQEAAIREVKEEAGIEIQIIKLCGVIQDIKNSRCTILFLGTPIRGKVTCGDDALDAGFFSIEDALQMVKWKTYKERIHKCLNETEHPFFIES
- a CDS encoding 2-aminoethylphosphonate--pyruvate transaminase, which gives rise to MVKTAVILAAGMGSRLGERTKHQPKGFLQLGEKPIIEESIQKLLEAGIEEIVIGTGYLAEAYEELAKQYPQITCVRNDKYETTGSLYTLYCLKERVSQDFLLLESDLVYEKKAIKLLINHRCADVILASSLTGANDEVFIETDEQCFLKKMSKNKEELVNPSVALVGISKLSYSTFHTICEYAEKHFQEQLMLDYEAALVGISSQVPLYVYKIHPLAWCEIDNEEHLLQAKRDIYPYIKLQEREKPPVQRKILLNPGPATTTDTVKYAQVVPDICPREEEFGYVMQFISDELTNFVASTDQYTTVLFGGSGTAVVESILSSVIGDGTVLIINNGAYGKRMCQIADAYGLNFVEFESRPDQPLHLPSIEKIIHQFNGKITHLAVVHHETTTGLLNDIASLGRLCQTYGIHMIVDAMSSYAAIPLDMEAMNISYLAASSNKNLQGMAGVGFVIARKDHLEATKQLRPRNFYLHLYSQYQYFQETKQMRFTPPVQTLYALKQAIIETRLEGIENRYARYSKIWEVLINGITRLGLTHLVKKEHHSRIITAIVEPTIPSYCFGEMHQFFQQHGITIYPGKLHDFPTFRVANIGDITYKDMEQFVQLLEQYLFSIGFCPERKKNHGIS
- the aepY gene encoding phosphonopyruvate decarboxylase, giving the protein MIDTKLFGEELKKLGFTFFSGVPCSFLKHLINYAMNECDYVAATNEGEAVAIASGATLAGEKSVVLMQNSGLTNAVSPLVSLNYPFQIPVLGFVSLRGEPGLSDEPQHELMGRITTQMLELMEIKWDYLSSNLDEAKQQLQRAKTCIEHQQSFFFVVKKGTFTTESLKIEKQRTNFNVKKVNRSGEDQLPTRWEVLQHINSLKDEQTVQLATTGKTGRELFEVEDAPNNLYMVGSMGCVSSLGLGMARTKKDKDVFVIEGDGALLMRMGSLATNGYYAPKNMLHFLLDNNVHDSTGGQSTVSHNVDFVEVAASCGYTKAIYIHNLHELTDQINDWKKHKGLTFLYMKIAPGSKKNLARPTLKPHQVKERLKVFLNG
- the aepX gene encoding phosphoenolpyruvate mutase, which gives rise to MKKTAQLRHIINSSSLDFLMEAHNGISAKIVEEAGFKGIWASGLSISASLGVRDNNEASWTQVLDVLEFMSDATSIPILLDGDTGYGNFNNARRLVKKLESRQIAGVCIEDKLFPKTNSFISGEAQPLADVEEFCGKIKAMKDSQADDEFVVVARVEAFIAGWGLQEALRRAEAYRQAGADAVLIHSKKSDHSEIKAFMKEWSGRLPVVIVPTKYYSVPTQVFKDLGVNVAIWANHNLRAAITAMQHTTRQIYQDQSLVDVESAVVPVDEVFRLQGADELQQAEKKYLPVPRKKVNAIILAASRGDMDELTKEIPKTLLKVGGKSILTTQIDEFHKVGIKDICVVRGYAKDKVSSANFSVIDNDLYAETKELYSLYLAKEQLQENTIISYGDIIFKNYILNDLLNDLNDITLIVDADVETISKDKDFVTTNIPYSKKLYSSTVQFLHMSNNLQEEDIHGEFIGLWKVSKKGALIVKKALEHLAEREDFHQLTMADLFHYISSSHKIAVKYIKGSWLDIDTIRDLQKAGELFD
- a CDS encoding UDP-N-acetylmuramoyl-tripeptide--D-alanyl-D-alanine ligase, with the protein product MKPLYLQEIVNVIDGNVTHGSGNPLIEHVTYRPKKIKDHTLLFYRYNDMKIDKQLFKKYQPVTVVTDEPDAFRKVKNHCILIQVEHIEDAYWKFVTYYRNLFDIPIIGITGTCGKTTTKQMVKHILRKYYHVHSTYLSNNQRSLNLKYLLGIDDQTEAAVFEMPVASPGYLANTIQYFQPPIRVLLNIDVYHLKDCKTPDAYMKAKAEILTGLDKKTGIIILNGDDPNIKKVVDISDFNHVIYFGMSEGCHFKANHVRYTDEGMKFTLTHQENEYEVLVPGYGKSNVYNALASIAAASSAGIEIAECCERLATFEHMKEHLEIQKGVGGVTIIDDTWNVTPLSMAEALEVLKDISGTKIKIAILGYMPQLGNQKYAMEQYARMGEKVVNTNVDHLIIVGDEAKEIGRVAMQQGMNTNNVHFCTDGKDVYETVKSFLHSDAVILLKLPHRVMVEDTFKQFKRAIIR